The following proteins are co-located in the Gorilla gorilla gorilla isolate KB3781 chromosome 7, NHGRI_mGorGor1-v2.1_pri, whole genome shotgun sequence genome:
- the LOC115935586 gene encoding prothymosin alpha-like, with protein MSDAAVDTSSEITTKDLKEKKEVVEEAENGRDAPANGNANKENGEQEAVNEVDEEEEEGGEEEEEEEEGDGEEEDGDEDEEAESATGKRAAEDDEDDDVDTKKQKTDEDD; from the coding sequence ATGTCAGACGCAGCCGTAGACACCAGCTCCGAAATCACCACCAAGGActtaaaggagaagaaggaagttgTGGAAGAGGCAGAAAATGGAAGAGACGCCCCTGCTAACGGGAATGCTAATAAGGAAAATGGGGAGCAGGAGGCTGTCAATGAGGTagatgaagaagaggaagaaggtggggaggaagaggaggaggaagaagaaggtgaTGGTGAGGAAGAGGAtggagatgaagatgaggaagctgagtcaGCTACGGGCAAGCGGGCAgctgaagatgatgaggatgacgATGTCGATACCAAGAAGCAGAAGACCGACGAGGATGACTAG